The following coding sequences are from one Desulfosporosinus orientis DSM 765 window:
- a CDS encoding accessory gene regulator ArgB-like protein: MNFSENISNKLTEVIVSELNYDEDKKEIIAYAIENVLFTFLGLVSIVFLGYLFDSLIPTVIAAFFGGTLRRVSGGAHFDTPLKCLAVGSLVYSFLGVLANQLAIRGFNHRSYLLVAVIISLFLVFKFAPVDSEAKPINSGKLKFKLRVLSIGFVIVSFILIGIANNSLFCISTTLGIAYQSITLIPIFNKGGR; encoded by the coding sequence ATGAATTTTTCTGAAAATATTAGTAATAAGCTTACAGAAGTAATCGTTAGTGAATTAAACTATGATGAAGATAAAAAGGAAATTATAGCCTATGCCATTGAAAACGTACTATTTACTTTTTTGGGCTTAGTTTCGATAGTATTTTTAGGATATCTTTTTGATTCTTTAATACCAACAGTAATCGCAGCATTTTTTGGAGGTACATTGCGAAGAGTATCGGGTGGAGCGCATTTCGACACCCCTTTAAAATGCTTGGCTGTTGGTTCCTTAGTGTATAGTTTTCTTGGGGTTCTAGCTAATCAACTTGCAATTCGGGGCTTTAATCATAGATCATATCTTTTGGTTGCCGTGATTATTTCCCTTTTTCTTGTGTTTAAATTTGCCCCTGTTGATAGTGAAGCAAAACCAATCAATTCAGGCAAGTTAAAGTTTAAACTTAGGGTTTTGTCAATAGGCTTTGTAATAGTTTCATTTATTTTGATTGGCATTGCTAATAATTCTTTATTTTGCATCAGTACAACTCTAGGTATTGCCTACCAAAGTATAACTTTAATTCCCATTTTCAATAAAGGGGGGAGGTGA
- a CDS encoding two-component system sensor histidine kinase NtrB, whose protein sequence is MGFNIRTYLKSQSIIQLTLWSVIISIFSFLVIFVVFYGENFWEKQTLKYNYDLLLNASSVQAKIQANITPIETIKRDINSTEADKQSKIRNIVNPMLNNLNKNDFLVGYYDNELNLLVKNRDDENITFEEADSGALSLKELLSGAAGKKGIKVILPIFNEGITVGYVWAYTHNKNLILMSFNELTAIIILALTVSAIIIIFIRKHMKEIESYMGEFCNIICNNDSQQHENILIKLPELKPVLNKITCFTNDLKQMNLTLEISRLNIMKIMEGISDGFYALDRDWKFTFVNHRIKLVTNSADLVGKSIWEVFPEVVNTLTYEKMQAAMAHNESVHWEAGGLANPDQKHEFHAYPYKEGLTVFFRDITESKRQQQELGRLERLNLIGQLAAGISHEIRNPLTTVKGFLQFFGTKSQYGNDQEYMELMISEIDRANTIITDFLSLAKANSDNMKTQNLNEIINKVLPMLQADAYNNNKEVIVDLNILPDILINENEIKQLILNLVRNGLEATDEHGQVRISTYLNEDKVVLAIKDQGQGIPQEVQEKIGTPFFTTKDSGTGLGLAISMGIAQRHGAMFEFKTGPQGTVFYTMFSIRNHM, encoded by the coding sequence ATGGGTTTTAATATTCGAACTTATCTAAAAAGTCAATCCATAATCCAATTAACTCTATGGAGTGTGATTATTAGCATTTTTTCTTTCCTGGTTATTTTTGTTGTCTTTTATGGAGAGAATTTTTGGGAAAAACAAACCCTTAAATATAATTATGATTTATTATTAAATGCTTCTAGTGTTCAAGCTAAAATACAAGCAAATATTACTCCCATAGAAACCATAAAACGAGATATAAATTCAACGGAGGCGGATAAACAATCCAAGATAAGAAATATTGTCAATCCAATGCTTAATAATCTTAATAAAAATGATTTTCTTGTAGGTTATTATGATAATGAATTAAATCTTTTAGTTAAAAACAGAGATGATGAAAATATAACGTTTGAAGAAGCTGATTCCGGGGCATTATCGCTAAAAGAATTATTGAGTGGAGCTGCCGGTAAGAAGGGAATCAAAGTTATCCTTCCGATTTTTAATGAAGGAATTACCGTCGGCTATGTTTGGGCCTATACTCATAATAAAAATTTAATTTTAATGTCATTTAACGAGTTGACGGCAATCATTATTCTAGCCTTAACTGTATCTGCAATTATAATTATTTTTATAAGGAAGCATATGAAAGAAATTGAATCTTATATGGGGGAATTTTGCAATATAATCTGTAATAATGATAGCCAGCAACATGAAAATATTTTAATAAAACTACCGGAATTAAAACCGGTTTTAAATAAAATAACTTGTTTTACAAATGATTTGAAACAGATGAATTTAACTTTGGAAATATCTCGTCTGAACATAATGAAAATTATGGAGGGTATTTCAGACGGTTTTTATGCTCTGGATCGTGACTGGAAATTTACATTTGTCAACCATAGAATTAAACTTGTAACCAATAGTGCGGATTTGGTGGGAAAAAGTATCTGGGAGGTATTTCCCGAGGTTGTCAACACTTTAACCTATGAAAAAATGCAGGCAGCTATGGCTCACAATGAATCGGTTCATTGGGAAGCGGGAGGGTTGGCAAATCCCGATCAAAAACATGAATTTCACGCCTATCCTTATAAGGAAGGGTTGACCGTCTTTTTTAGAGATATAACGGAGTCAAAGCGACAACAACAAGAATTAGGCCGGTTGGAAAGACTTAATTTAATTGGGCAATTAGCAGCAGGAATCAGCCATGAAATTAGAAATCCTCTGACCACAGTTAAAGGCTTCCTGCAGTTTTTTGGCACTAAATCCCAATATGGGAATGATCAAGAATATATGGAATTAATGATCTCTGAGATTGATCGAGCTAATACGATTATTACTGATTTTTTATCTTTAGCCAAAGCAAACTCGGATAATATGAAAACACAAAATCTTAATGAGATTATTAATAAAGTACTGCCAATGCTTCAGGCGGACGCTTATAACAATAATAAAGAGGTCATTGTTGATTTAAATATCTTGCCGGATATTTTAATTAATGAAAATGAAATAAAACAGCTGATTTTAAACTTAGTGCGCAATGGCTTGGAAGCCACGGATGAACATGGACAAGTCAGGATTAGTACCTATTTAAATGAGGATAAAGTGGTTTTGGCCATCAAGGATCAGGGTCAGGGGATCCCTCAGGAAGTTCAAGAAAAAATAGGAACTCCGTTTTTTACGACCAAAGACAGCGGAACCGGTTTGGGGCTAGCTATTTCTATGGGGATTGCTCAGAGACACGGAGCGATGTTCGAATTCAAGACAGGTCCCCAAGGAACCGTTTTTTATACCATGTTTTCTATTCGCAACCATATGTGA
- a CDS encoding methyl-accepting chemotaxis protein — MDKKLNIPKSTLSYGTRIKLLLGFLAVLALTILVGAVGYYGVYKINKEAEDIGEHWLNGTSALSQVIEDTEDTRRYLLGGFLMRSDAQAFQEYRARFSIVKVKWEQDFVEYKKYVTSPDGKARSEAMRQSFDKYMDDAEQVWMLTQVGKDVEARSVLTQISKASFDQVLKDMEAQMNYMADGGGQATLHAQTTESSIIKLLIAFVLLSVIVGAVLAIMLARHISKPLAAVTKVAQAVAEGNLSISMPEIKNKDEIGILSRAVSEMLNSLRSVISEVITQSESVADTSQELSAASEQATASSEQVSETLSQVAAGATNTAVSIGETVSVIEELSANAQQVAANAESVSQSSGKAAQAAEFGALQAENAVSKIEAIREVSNQSAEVIFRLGDQSKQIGQIVDVIKGIADQTNLLALNAAIEAARAGEQGRGFAVVAEEVRKLAEQSSSSTIQIETLIGNIQRDTEHAVGVMEKGKAEVKDGVDAVNTAGDSFRTIVEEVNKVVEQIQQITEATKQMAIGTSSAAKSAENINVISQQAAASTQEVAASSEEQAASMATVSQSAETLAQLGNRLMSAVAKFEL; from the coding sequence ATGGATAAAAAACTTAACATTCCAAAGTCTACTTTGAGCTATGGGACGCGAATCAAATTGCTTCTGGGGTTTCTTGCAGTTTTGGCTTTAACAATCCTTGTTGGGGCGGTAGGCTATTATGGTGTTTATAAAATTAATAAAGAAGCGGAAGATATAGGCGAACACTGGTTGAATGGAACCAGTGCCTTATCTCAAGTCATAGAGGACACTGAAGACACTCGACGCTATCTTTTGGGTGGGTTTCTGATGCGTTCAGATGCTCAGGCCTTCCAAGAATATAGAGCCCGATTTTCCATAGTAAAGGTAAAATGGGAGCAAGATTTTGTTGAGTATAAGAAGTATGTAACCTCTCCTGATGGAAAAGCACGAAGCGAGGCAATGAGGCAATCATTTGATAAGTACATGGATGATGCAGAGCAAGTTTGGATGCTGACTCAGGTAGGAAAAGATGTTGAGGCTAGGAGTGTATTAACTCAAATAAGTAAGGCTAGTTTTGATCAGGTGCTTAAGGATATGGAAGCTCAGATGAATTATATGGCTGATGGAGGAGGTCAAGCAACTCTTCATGCACAGACTACGGAAAGCTCTATTATAAAGCTTCTTATCGCTTTTGTATTATTATCGGTGATAGTCGGGGCAGTCCTAGCGATAATGTTGGCACGCCATATTAGTAAACCGCTTGCTGCGGTAACGAAGGTTGCTCAGGCTGTTGCGGAGGGTAATTTGAGTATTTCCATGCCCGAGATCAAGAACAAAGACGAAATCGGAATTTTGTCTCGAGCAGTCAGCGAGATGTTGAATTCCTTGCGTTCAGTTATTAGTGAAGTTATAACTCAGTCTGAGAGTGTTGCTGACACGAGCCAGGAATTATCCGCTGCCTCAGAGCAGGCAACGGCGTCGAGTGAGCAAGTATCTGAAACTCTCAGTCAGGTTGCTGCAGGTGCTACGAACACTGCAGTTTCAATAGGAGAAACAGTGAGTGTCATTGAAGAATTGTCTGCCAATGCTCAACAGGTGGCCGCCAATGCGGAAAGTGTCAGTCAAAGCAGTGGCAAGGCAGCACAGGCAGCTGAGTTTGGGGCGCTGCAAGCTGAAAATGCTGTCAGCAAAATTGAGGCCATTCGAGAAGTTTCCAATCAATCAGCGGAAGTGATTTTTCGTTTAGGGGATCAATCAAAACAGATCGGACAAATTGTGGATGTCATTAAAGGAATCGCCGATCAAACAAATCTACTTGCTTTAAATGCCGCCATTGAAGCTGCAAGGGCAGGGGAACAAGGACGGGGATTTGCCGTTGTGGCTGAAGAAGTACGCAAGTTGGCAGAACAATCATCCAGTTCCACAATTCAAATTGAAACCCTCATCGGCAATATTCAGCGTGATACTGAACACGCTGTTGGAGTTATGGAAAAAGGAAAGGCTGAAGTAAAAGACGGTGTCGACGCAGTTAATACAGCTGGAGATTCTTTTAGAACCATTGTCGAGGAAGTTAATAAAGTTGTCGAACAAATTCAGCAGATAACAGAAGCAACGAAGCAGATGGCTATTGGGACTTCCTCAGCCGCCAAGTCAGCAGAAAATATCAATGTGATCTCTCAGCAAGCGGCTGCAAGTACCCAAGAAGTTGCAGCATCGTCTGAGGAACAGGCTGCATCCATGGCAACAGTAAGTCAATCGGCTGAAACTCTGGCTCAACTTGGCAACCGTCTTATGAGTGCCGTTGCCAAATTTGAACTCTAA
- a CDS encoding cyclic lactone autoinducer peptide, with amino-acid sequence MKKYFLATIASLLMLMASATSVFACTLWMYQPKTPRALQK; translated from the coding sequence GTGAAAAAATATTTTCTTGCTACTATTGCCTCGTTACTTATGCTGATGGCTAGTGCAACCTCGGTTTTTGCGTGTACATTATGGATGTATCAACCTAAGACACCTAGAGCATTGCAAAAATGA
- a CDS encoding DEAD/DEAH box helicase: MSLRFLLSEQDIIDLAHNDRAYRKGLSYHMAGRVIRFMFSPDKRLVAASVIGGLRYTVQLAFEEDGSLRSYRCSCPAFTEYSGACKHVIAVMKTAQERLPKVWPAASNQNQLLDDLFAVFASHTPESLSEKLTVNIELYISPSQRLSAHLQLKLGLQRLYVVKDIGQLLRSIRSGQSLEFGKQFTFEPTRQSFCPEDRPIIAMLQEMYDQHTSLAEIQGPYYSAAVLNTKSLPLTGYYLSKFLDALGDKEFLIGLESTPPKPAQIIRDGLPIEFSLRTQDQNLTLAVDSDELPLLLTPDGNYFIYKQEIYMATATQKDLLPSIITALQKRMSNHIFIPSEQKEFFASEALPQIKKLGQVSVEPILESKFAYENLKAKIYFDRASDLGITARLEFHYGETVINPFASSKDKSDGRESNLILIRSLEQERNILRIFEQAEFMVSRGGIHLEDDEKIFNFTVKWLPQLQNLAELYYSDQFKLKLRSSTTFSGYVRLNETLDILEVSFQYSDIPSDELVRIFDSLKLKKKYYRLRDGSFLDLSQQEFTAVAELINNLNLDSSSLNNSTISLPKYRALYIDSFLRQANLTGLDKNHAFRELVQNILEPQDGEFAVPDELQPVLRDYQKTGFKWLKTLTWYGLGGILADDMGLGKTLQVLSFILSAKQEDNHLHPVLVVAPTSLIYNWQEETKKFTPSLRVLIVEGTPQERLALLTTLESQWDIVVTSYPILRRDIDQFSKIQFSYCFLDEAQHTKNPQTLNAKSAQQIQAKGYFALTGTPVENSLTELWSLFNFIMPGYLLSQQDFRKKYEIPIIKEENSAMTAELSRHVSPFILRRLKKDVLKELPDKIESQLNAPMTEEQKKLYLAYLQEARRKISQEIASAGFNKSHLQILAALTRLRQICCHPSMFIENYTGESGKMLLLQEILAEALDSGHRILIFSQFTTMLDIIQDHLISENIEYFYLSGSTKASERMSMANAFNSQQGKVFLISLKAGGTGLNLTGADMVIHYDPWWNPAVEDQATDRAHRIGQENSVQVIKLIAQGTIEEKIQKLQNQKKALIDSVIQPGETMLSKLSEEELKELFDLG, translated from the coding sequence ATGTCTCTTCGTTTTTTGCTATCCGAACAAGACATTATCGATCTTGCTCATAATGATCGCGCCTATAGAAAAGGGTTATCTTACCACATGGCTGGCCGAGTCATCCGCTTTATGTTCTCACCAGATAAAAGGCTTGTAGCGGCATCGGTAATCGGTGGTTTGAGGTATACTGTACAGCTGGCCTTTGAAGAGGATGGATCGCTGCGTTCTTACCGCTGCAGCTGTCCAGCCTTTACAGAATATTCTGGTGCCTGTAAGCATGTTATTGCCGTCATGAAAACCGCTCAAGAGCGATTACCCAAAGTCTGGCCGGCTGCCTCAAATCAAAACCAGCTTCTTGATGACCTCTTCGCAGTTTTTGCCAGCCATACCCCCGAATCCCTGAGTGAAAAACTGACGGTGAACATAGAACTTTATATTTCACCCAGCCAAAGGCTTTCTGCCCATTTACAGCTTAAACTCGGTCTTCAGCGTCTCTATGTGGTAAAGGATATCGGACAACTATTAAGATCCATTAGAAGCGGTCAATCCCTGGAATTCGGAAAGCAATTCACCTTTGAGCCAACAAGGCAGTCCTTCTGCCCAGAGGACCGTCCTATTATTGCTATGCTCCAAGAAATGTATGATCAGCATACTTCCTTAGCGGAGATACAGGGACCTTATTACTCTGCGGCTGTTTTAAATACCAAGTCCTTGCCTTTAACGGGCTATTACCTTTCCAAGTTTTTAGACGCTTTAGGGGATAAAGAATTTCTTATAGGGTTAGAGTCAACCCCACCAAAACCTGCCCAAATAATCCGAGATGGGCTGCCAATAGAATTTTCCTTAAGAACCCAGGATCAAAATCTTACTCTCGCCGTTGACAGCGATGAGCTTCCCCTTTTACTAACACCTGACGGGAACTATTTTATCTACAAGCAAGAGATTTATATGGCCACGGCAACACAAAAAGACTTGCTTCCTTCCATTATTACCGCACTTCAGAAAAGAATGTCTAATCATATCTTTATCCCCTCTGAACAGAAAGAGTTTTTCGCTTCAGAGGCGCTGCCCCAAATCAAGAAACTTGGGCAAGTTTCCGTTGAACCCATTCTCGAAAGCAAGTTCGCCTATGAAAACTTAAAAGCCAAGATCTATTTTGACCGTGCCTCAGATCTGGGTATCACAGCTCGTCTGGAATTTCACTATGGCGAAACGGTTATCAATCCCTTTGCTTCAAGCAAAGATAAGAGCGATGGAAGGGAGAGTAATCTTATCCTAATTCGTTCCTTAGAACAGGAACGCAACATCTTAAGGATTTTTGAGCAAGCTGAATTCATGGTTTCCCGGGGAGGCATTCATCTGGAAGACGATGAAAAAATATTTAATTTTACGGTTAAATGGCTGCCTCAGCTGCAAAATCTTGCCGAACTGTACTATTCAGATCAGTTCAAGCTTAAACTTCGCAGCTCAACCACATTTTCCGGTTATGTGCGCCTCAATGAAACCTTGGACATCCTGGAAGTATCCTTTCAGTATTCAGATATTCCTTCTGATGAATTAGTAAGGATTTTCGATTCCCTTAAGTTAAAGAAAAAATACTACCGTCTCCGAGATGGCTCCTTTCTTGATTTAAGCCAACAAGAATTTACAGCTGTAGCTGAACTCATCAATAACTTAAACCTGGACTCCAGCAGCCTGAATAACAGCACCATTTCTTTGCCAAAATACCGGGCCTTATATATCGACAGTTTCCTTCGTCAAGCCAACCTTACAGGACTGGACAAAAACCATGCTTTCAGGGAATTGGTTCAAAATATTCTCGAACCCCAAGATGGTGAATTTGCAGTTCCAGACGAACTGCAGCCTGTCCTGAGGGATTATCAGAAAACCGGTTTCAAATGGCTGAAAACCTTAACCTGGTACGGGCTGGGAGGTATCCTCGCCGATGACATGGGACTGGGTAAAACCTTACAAGTTCTCTCCTTCATCTTGTCAGCAAAGCAAGAGGATAATCACCTGCACCCTGTGCTTGTTGTCGCCCCAACCTCATTAATCTACAACTGGCAGGAAGAAACCAAAAAGTTCACTCCTTCTTTGCGAGTTCTCATTGTGGAGGGAACTCCTCAAGAACGACTTGCTCTTTTAACAACCCTGGAATCACAATGGGATATAGTTGTTACTTCATATCCTATCTTGAGGAGGGATATTGATCAGTTCAGCAAAATCCAATTTTCCTATTGTTTTTTGGATGAAGCCCAGCACACGAAAAACCCACAAACACTTAATGCAAAATCTGCTCAACAGATTCAGGCTAAGGGTTACTTTGCCCTGACTGGAACGCCCGTTGAAAACTCTCTTACTGAGCTCTGGTCCCTTTTCAATTTTATCATGCCAGGCTATCTTCTTTCTCAACAAGACTTTCGCAAAAAATACGAAATTCCCATTATTAAAGAGGAAAACTCAGCAATGACTGCTGAATTAAGCCGTCATGTCAGCCCTTTTATTTTGAGACGCCTCAAAAAGGATGTCTTGAAAGAACTCCCGGATAAAATTGAAAGCCAACTGAATGCTCCAATGACCGAAGAACAAAAGAAATTATACTTGGCCTATTTACAAGAAGCACGCAGGAAAATTTCTCAAGAAATTGCTTCTGCAGGGTTTAATAAAAGCCACCTGCAAATTTTAGCAGCGTTAACCAGACTTCGGCAAATATGTTGCCATCCATCAATGTTCATTGAAAACTATACCGGAGAAAGCGGCAAAATGCTCCTCTTGCAGGAAATTTTAGCTGAGGCTCTGGACAGCGGTCATCGAATCCTTATTTTTTCACAGTTCACAACCATGCTCGATATTATTCAAGACCATCTTATCTCTGAGAATATTGAGTATTTCTATCTTTCAGGTTCTACCAAAGCTTCGGAACGAATGTCCATGGCCAATGCTTTCAATTCCCAACAAGGTAAGGTTTTTCTGATCTCACTGAAAGCCGGGGGAACCGGATTGAATTTAACCGGCGCAGATATGGTGATTCACTATGATCCATGGTGGAATCCGGCCGTTGAAGACCAGGCAACTGATAGGGCTCATCGGATTGGACAAGAAAACTCTGTTCAAGTCATTAAACTCATTGCCCAAGGAACCATCGAAGAAAAAATTCAAAAATTGCAGAATCAAAAAAAAGCCCTTATTGACTCCGTCATTCAGCCTGGAGAAACCATGCTTTCCAAGCTGAGTGAAGAAGAGTTAAAAGAGCTTTTCGACCTGGGATAA
- a CDS encoding methyl-accepting chemotaxis protein produces the protein MVFRDMKLRNRIMISTGFVVIVSFVIVIFLVGIKAQTMAKTSAYEIADRTAEQYASQVTNELNSSMDATRTLASTFKGMKETNMVQRSSMNAMIVDVLKDNPKFMATWTLWEPNALDGNDSAYVNQPGHDATGRFIPYWNRGNGEITLEALVDYDKPGAGDYYLVPKETKEETLVEPYDYPINGKTVLITSVVVPIINAQGTFLGVAGTDLELSAIQKMIAGIKPLKTGSASLFSNKGVYVADPDSEKIGQDVGDVAVKEAISKGSVYSVTDDNYYRVYAPIKVGNSTTPWSIMISVPMSTVLEQADSIRNFSILVALVAILAIGIVLFIVSSNITKPIVHTSKVLKDISEGEGDLTQRLENQGKNEVGELASYFNRFIENIHSIVKEVSVTAENLGSTSEELSAAAEEATASSEQVANTLGQLADGASEQAIAVGNTSKVIEQLSVNAQQVAENAENVNQSSSKAAQAAEVGALQAENAVQKIQQIQEVSEQTAEVVNQLGQKSTEIGQIVDVIRGIAEQTNLLALNAAIEAARAGEQGRGFAVVAEEVRKLAEQSSSSTAQIATLIGNIQRETERAVGVMEKGKVEVAAGVQAVNQAGESFQTIVGEVNSVVAQIKQVTDAAQHMAAGISEAVHSVEGIGVIAEQSAASTQEVSAASEEQSATMSTVSQSAENLADLGRNLGRLVGEFKL, from the coding sequence ATGGTTTTCAGGGATATGAAATTAAGAAACAGAATCATGATTTCTACCGGCTTTGTGGTCATAGTTTCCTTTGTTATTGTTATTTTTCTTGTCGGGATAAAAGCGCAGACAATGGCCAAAACATCAGCTTATGAAATTGCCGACCGGACTGCAGAGCAATATGCCAGCCAAGTAACAAACGAATTAAACTCATCGATGGATGCTACGAGGACTTTGGCCTCAACGTTTAAAGGCATGAAAGAAACGAATATGGTCCAGCGAAGCTCGATGAATGCGATGATTGTGGATGTCCTCAAAGATAATCCCAAATTTATGGCAACATGGACCTTATGGGAACCCAATGCTCTTGACGGAAATGACAGCGCTTATGTTAATCAACCCGGTCATGATGCCACAGGGCGATTTATCCCCTATTGGAACAGAGGCAATGGGGAAATTACCCTTGAAGCACTGGTTGATTATGATAAGCCAGGTGCTGGGGATTACTATTTAGTACCTAAAGAGACGAAAGAAGAGACACTCGTTGAGCCTTATGATTATCCTATTAATGGGAAAACCGTCTTAATCACGAGTGTTGTAGTCCCCATCATCAATGCTCAAGGTACATTTCTGGGTGTCGCAGGGACGGATTTAGAGTTAAGTGCCATACAGAAAATGATTGCTGGGATAAAACCTTTAAAGACGGGAAGCGCAAGCCTTTTTTCCAATAAAGGGGTCTATGTGGCGGATCCGGATTCGGAGAAGATTGGGCAGGATGTAGGAGATGTGGCTGTGAAGGAAGCTATCTCCAAGGGCAGCGTTTATTCTGTAACGGATGATAATTATTACAGAGTCTATGCACCTATTAAAGTCGGCAATTCTACCACGCCTTGGTCGATTATGATCAGTGTGCCCATGTCCACAGTACTGGAGCAAGCAGATTCCATACGTAATTTTTCCATTTTAGTAGCATTAGTTGCTATTTTAGCTATCGGCATAGTTCTGTTTATCGTGTCCAGCAATATTACGAAGCCCATTGTTCATACCAGTAAAGTCCTGAAGGATATTTCCGAAGGTGAAGGGGATTTAACACAACGATTAGAGAATCAAGGAAAAAATGAGGTTGGAGAGTTGGCCAGCTACTTTAATCGCTTTATAGAAAACATACATAGCATTGTCAAAGAAGTTAGTGTTACTGCGGAAAACTTAGGGTCGACTAGTGAAGAATTGTCCGCAGCCGCAGAGGAGGCAACGGCTTCCAGCGAGCAAGTTGCCAATACTTTAGGTCAGCTTGCCGATGGTGCTAGTGAGCAGGCAATAGCCGTAGGTAATACCAGCAAGGTTATTGAACAGCTATCGGTCAATGCTCAACAAGTTGCTGAGAATGCAGAAAATGTAAATCAAAGCAGCAGTAAAGCCGCCCAGGCGGCAGAGGTGGGAGCTCTGCAAGCTGAAAATGCCGTACAAAAAATTCAGCAAATCCAAGAGGTTTCTGAACAAACGGCAGAGGTCGTTAACCAGTTGGGACAAAAATCTACAGAAATTGGTCAGATTGTGGACGTTATCAGAGGTATAGCGGAACAAACCAATTTATTGGCTTTAAATGCCGCCATTGAAGCTGCCCGTGCCGGTGAGCAAGGAAGGGGGTTTGCCGTAGTAGCCGAAGAAGTTAGAAAGCTTGCAGAACAATCCTCTTCTTCCACGGCTCAAATCGCCACCCTCATTGGCAATATACAGCGTGAAACAGAACGAGCTGTCGGTGTGATGGAAAAAGGAAAAGTAGAGGTAGCGGCGGGAGTTCAGGCCGTAAATCAAGCAGGTGAATCCTTTCAAACTATTGTTGGTGAAGTGAATAGTGTTGTAGCGCAAATCAAGCAGGTTACTGACGCGGCTCAGCATATGGCAGCTGGGATTTCCGAAGCCGTTCACTCCGTCGAAGGCATTGGGGTTATTGCAGAGCAGAGTGCGGCCAGTACCCAGGAGGTTTCAGCTGCTTCAGAGGAACAATCGGCTACGATGAGTACCGTTAGTCAGTCAGCAGAAAATTTGGCAGATCTTGGCAGAAACTTGGGTCGGCTTGTGGGTGAATTTAAATTATAA
- a CDS encoding citrate/2-methylcitrate synthase, translated as MNYFDMDQTEEKILDKLSRMAEESGFIKPELYRKYEVKRGLRDLDGKGVLVGLTEIGEVHSYIMDEGEKVSVPGRLIYRGVDIRDLAKGFIEDDRFGFEETAYLLLFGNLPSQNAQKEFELLLAQYQRLPEDFTRDVILKAPSKDIMNTLARSVLALYSYDDNADDTSMQNVLKQCLKLIACFPSLAVYGYQAFSHYHGNQSLYIHSPRQGLSIAENILSMLRPDSSYSKLEATLLDLALVLHAEHGGGNNSSFVTHVVTSTGTDTYSAIAAAIGSLKGPRHGGANIKVVRMFEDMKEKVKDWEDDQEIERYLTQILSKDAFDRAGLIYGIGHAVYSISDPRAVILKGYVAQLAQEKGLEEEFKLYSKVETLAPQVIARFNTMYKTVSANVDFYSGFVYKMLNIPEEMFTPIFAISRIVGWSAHRIEEIANVGKIIRPAYKSVAARRHYTKMSER; from the coding sequence ATGAATTATTTTGATATGGATCAAACCGAAGAGAAAATTTTAGATAAGCTAAGCAGAATGGCGGAAGAAAGCGGATTTATTAAGCCTGAGTTATATCGCAAGTATGAAGTTAAGCGGGGGCTGCGGGATCTAGATGGAAAAGGCGTGCTTGTAGGGCTAACTGAAATTGGAGAAGTTCATTCCTACATTATGGATGAAGGTGAAAAAGTTTCTGTTCCTGGCCGTTTGATTTACCGAGGCGTAGATATAAGGGATCTTGCCAAAGGGTTCATTGAAGATGACCGTTTTGGTTTTGAAGAAACAGCTTATCTATTACTTTTTGGAAACTTGCCTTCTCAAAATGCTCAAAAGGAATTTGAGCTGCTTCTTGCCCAATATCAAAGATTACCTGAAGATTTTACTCGTGATGTCATCCTAAAGGCACCCAGCAAAGATATTATGAATACGCTGGCAAGAAGTGTCTTGGCCTTATACTCTTATGATGACAACGCAGACGATACATCCATGCAAAACGTTTTAAAGCAGTGTCTTAAATTAATAGCCTGTTTTCCGTCATTGGCTGTCTATGGCTATCAGGCATTCAGTCATTACCATGGAAATCAAAGTCTCTATATTCATAGTCCGCGGCAGGGTTTGAGTATCGCTGAGAATATACTTTCTATGTTGCGGCCGGATAGCAGCTATTCTAAGCTAGAAGCAACTTTGCTTGACTTGGCTCTTGTCCTCCACGCCGAACATGGCGGGGGGAATAATTCTTCCTTTGTTACTCATGTTGTCACTTCAACGGGAACGGATACTTATTCTGCAATTGCTGCCGCCATTGGCTCTCTTAAAGGTCCTCGCCATGGAGGTGCGAATATTAAAGTCGTCCGGATGTTTGAAGATATGAAAGAGAAGGTAAAGGACTGGGAGGACGACCAAGAAATTGAGAGATATTTAACCCAAATTCTCTCTAAAGATGCCTTTGATCGGGCCGGTTTAATTTATGGAATTGGGCACGCAGTGTACTCCATATCGGACCCGAGGGCGGTAATTCTTAAAGGATATGTCGCTCAACTGGCTCAGGAAAAAGGGTTAGAAGAGGAGTTTAAACTATATTCTAAAGTAGAGACACTAGCGCCTCAAGTTATAGCAAGGTTCAATACCATGTATAAGACGGTTAGTGCCAACGTGGACTTCTATTCTGGTTTTGTTTACAAAATGCTTAATATACCTGAAGAAATGTTTACACCTATCTTTGCAATCTCTAGGATTGTGGGTTGGAGTGCTCACAGGATTGAGGAAATTGCCAACGTCGGTAAAATTATTAGACCCGCTTATAAAAGTGTTGCAGCCCGAAGACATTATACAAAGATGAGTGAACGATAA